A portion of the Platichthys flesus chromosome 7, fPlaFle2.1, whole genome shotgun sequence genome contains these proteins:
- the b3galt4 gene encoding beta-1,3-galactosyltransferase 4: MVGRGIWVCKARLGKRGSRLGVLPFLCAAAACAALLALLFVDLIESWVTSRNMNTVVEPHAGIIPLQSVPPARPEEFLLMPSPLVCQRAKPYLITMVTTAPADQRARQAIRDTWGGEVEVRGLRVMTLFMVGVASSPGLAKLLIEEARERGDLVQGRFLDTYSNLTLKTLSMLSWARRFCPQAHFMAKVDDDVLFNPSALLHFLNKSRNPYEQGDLYLGRVHLHVAPDRDPDSKHYLPSGAYPPSVFPDYCSGTAYVLSRSALLKISMAASASPLSTPLPPEDVFVGLCARTAGVLPSHCPLFSGGPGVPYGRCCYQAMVSIHHIPPREMLQFWADAHLSPQCSWLSLRASLGVCKVRAMLGSALGLEQGL, encoded by the coding sequence ATGGTAGGACGGGGAATCTGGGTTTGTAAAGCCCGGCTCGGGAAGCGAGGGAGCCGGCTCGGGGTTCTGCCCTTTCTGTGCGCTGCGGCCGCGTGCGCGGCGCTGCTGGCCCTGCTCTTCGTGGACCTCATCGAGTCATGGGTCACCTCCAGGAACATGAACACCGTGGTGGAGCCGCACGCCGGCATTATCCCCCTGCAGAGCGTCCCCCCCGCCAGACCCGAGGAGTTCCTGCTCATGCCCAGCCCGCTCGTTTGCCAGCGTGCCAAGCCTTACCTCATCACCATGGTCACGACGGCCCCCGCCGATCAGAGGGCCCGCCAAGCCATCCGGGACACCTGGGgtggggaggtggaggtgaggggCCTGCGGGTCATGACCCTCTTCATGGTGGGCGTTGCGTCTAGCCCAGGACTGGCCAAGCTGCTGATAGAGGAGGCCAGGGAGCGAGGGGATCTGGTCCAGGGCCGGTTTTTGGACACCTACTCCAACCTCACCCTGAAGACCCTGTCCATGCTGAGCTGGGCCCGCAGATTCTGCCCTCAGGCCCACTTCATGGCCAAAGTGGACGATGATGTCCTCTTCAATCCCAGCGCCCTCCTGCACTTCCTGAACAAGAGCCGTAACCCCTATGAGCAAGGAGACCTGTACCTTGGCAGGGTGCATCTCCATGTGGCCCCAGACCGTGATCCAGACAGCAAGCACTACCTCCCTTCAGGTGCCtatcctccctctgtcttcccAGACTATTGCAGTGGCACGGCCTACGTTCTGTCCCGTTCTGCATTGCTCAAAATCTCCATGGCAGCCTCTGCTTCACCTTTATCCACACCTCTGCCCCCTGAGGATGTGTTTGTGGGTCTATGTGCCCGGACTGCTGGCGTGCTACCCTCACATTGCCCTCTCTTCTCTGGTGGTCCAGGCGTTCCCTATGGGCGCTGCTGTTACCAGGCCATGGTGTCCATCCACCACATCCCACCCAGGGAGATGCTGCAGTTCTGGGCTGACGCTCACTTATCTCCTCAATGCTCTTGGCTGAGTCTTCGTGCTTCACTGGGGGTGTGCAAAGTCAGGGCGATGCTGGGGTCGGCTCTGGGGCTGGAGCAGGGGTTGTGA